The Acidimicrobiales bacterium genome window below encodes:
- a CDS encoding glycosyltransferase family 4 protein: MRVAIVCPYALDVPGGVQGQSLGLAGALARRGHEVALLAPGAAGARGGAFPVVDLGATRAVPANGSVAPLALGLSVLSRTRGALGRFRPDVVHLEEPFVPLVGLAGLSVGAPLVGTFHRAGAGRGYRSLRPLLARLAARLDGRVAVSLAAAATLEAVTGRAPDEVLHNAVDPERFSAPPAAPTGGARRIAFVGRHEQRKGLEVLLRAFTGLEGDDLELLVVSDGPERARLERDCADPRVRWLGRIDDDALAALLGGAQLFAAPSLGGESFGVVLLEAMAAGCAVVASDLPGYREAGGESACYVAPGDPEALRQGLARLLAEPELVRRLGAAGRARAAEHSFSALAAAYESCYERALGRGRAR, translated from the coding sequence GTGAGGGTTGCGATCGTCTGCCCCTACGCCCTCGACGTCCCGGGCGGGGTGCAGGGCCAGAGCCTCGGCCTCGCCGGAGCGCTCGCGCGCCGCGGCCACGAGGTGGCGCTCCTCGCGCCGGGCGCGGCGGGCGCTCGCGGCGGGGCCTTTCCGGTGGTCGACCTCGGAGCGACGCGCGCCGTGCCGGCCAACGGTTCGGTCGCCCCCCTGGCGCTCGGCCTCTCGGTCCTCTCGCGCACCCGCGGCGCGCTCGGCCGCTTCCGCCCCGACGTCGTGCACCTCGAGGAGCCCTTCGTCCCGCTCGTCGGCCTCGCCGGCCTTTCCGTCGGCGCGCCGCTGGTCGGGACCTTCCACCGCGCCGGCGCGGGCCGCGGCTACCGCTCGCTGCGGCCGCTCCTCGCCCGCTTGGCGGCGCGTCTCGACGGGCGCGTCGCCGTCTCCCTAGCGGCCGCCGCGACCCTCGAGGCGGTGACCGGCCGGGCGCCCGACGAGGTCCTCCACAACGCCGTCGACCCCGAGCGCTTCTCGGCGCCACCGGCGGCCCCTACCGGCGGCGCCCGCCGCATCGCCTTCGTCGGCCGTCACGAGCAGCGCAAGGGCCTCGAGGTGCTGCTCCGCGCCTTCACCGGCCTCGAAGGCGACGACCTCGAGCTGCTCGTCGTCTCCGACGGCCCCGAGCGGGCGCGCCTCGAGCGCGACTGCGCCGATCCCCGGGTGCGCTGGCTCGGAAGGATCGACGACGACGCGCTCGCCGCCCTCCTCGGCGGCGCGCAGCTCTTCGCCGCCCCCTCGCTCGGCGGCGAGTCCTTCGGCGTCGTCCTTCTCGAGGCGATGGCGGCGGGCTGTGCGGTGGTCGCCTCGGACCTCCCCGGCTACCGCGAGGCAGGTGGCGAGAGCGCGTGTTACGTCGCGCCCGGGGACCCCGAGGCGCTGCGGCAAGGGCTCGCGCGGCTCCTCGCCGAGCCCGAGCTCGTCCGCCGGCTCGGCGCCGCGGGGCGCGCCCGCGCCGCGGAGCACTCCTTCTCGGCGCTCGCCGCGGCCTACGAGTCCTGCTACGAGCGGGCGCTCGGCCGCGGGCGCGCGCGTTGA
- a CDS encoding M48 family metalloprotease: protein MSTDNRSRQRRRPAPRGAPRSIPAPRPSLPPAVLPFATAARPLSGRLLLALPVVVVLVAIVAFALGIVLLGILLVVGAGVLLAAGARLGAPQRLVTALAGRPVSAAGDARLVNVVEGLCVAYGLATPSLLVLEDPAANAITLGSPRRGAYLVITSGALDRLDRLELEGLVAHELAHLKRGDTSAAGLAMRLLGPLAPLAGGSRLLRRTGDPRREFGADQLGASMTRYPPGLRGALEKLAAAPSRRPAAVGERLARLTAPFWCAPLDEGPSLPVVAGVLDLELRAAALAEL, encoded by the coding sequence ATGAGTACCGACAACCGCTCCCGCCAGCGCCGCCGCCCCGCGCCGCGCGGTGCCCCCCGCAGCATCCCGGCGCCGCGCCCGAGCCTGCCGCCCGCGGTGCTGCCCTTCGCGACCGCGGCGCGGCCGCTGTCCGGGCGCCTCCTGCTCGCGCTGCCGGTGGTCGTCGTGCTCGTCGCGATCGTCGCCTTCGCCCTCGGCATCGTGCTCCTCGGCATCCTCCTCGTCGTCGGTGCCGGCGTCCTGCTGGCGGCGGGAGCCCGCCTCGGCGCCCCGCAGCGGCTCGTCACCGCGCTCGCCGGCCGCCCCGTCAGCGCGGCCGGCGACGCGCGACTCGTGAACGTCGTCGAGGGGCTGTGCGTCGCCTACGGCCTCGCCACGCCCTCCCTCCTCGTCCTCGAGGATCCTGCGGCGAACGCGATCACGCTCGGGAGCCCGCGCCGCGGCGCCTACCTCGTGATCACGAGCGGCGCCCTCGACCGCCTCGACCGCCTCGAGCTCGAGGGCCTCGTCGCGCACGAGCTCGCCCACCTAAAGCGCGGCGACACGAGCGCCGCCGGCCTCGCGATGCGCCTGCTCGGCCCGCTCGCGCCCCTCGCCGGCGGCAGCCGGCTGCTGCGGCGCACGGGCGACCCACGGCGCGAGTTCGGCGCCGACCAGCTCGGCGCCTCGATGACCCGCTACCCACCGGGGCTGCGCGGCGCCCTCGAGAAACTCGCCGCCGCCCCCTCCCGCCGCCCGGCGGCGGTGGGCGAGCGCCTCGCCCGCCTCACCGCGCCGTTCTGGTGCGCACCCCTCGACGAGGGCCCCTCACTGCCGGTGGTGGCGGGGGTCCTCGATCTCGAGCTGCGGGCTGCGGCGCTCGCCGAGCTCTGA
- the ruvC gene encoding crossover junction endodeoxyribonuclease RuvC gives MFVLGVDPGLSRCGYGCVAREAGNERAVTAGVITTPIDTPLPERLAELQVELTAVIAECRPEVVVVERVLFQTNARTAMSVGQASGIALLCAAQAGLPVVEYSSNEVKLAVTGYGAAPKEQVQEMVARLLGLAEVPRPPDVADALALALCHLAAQRLTSAVPR, from the coding sequence ATGTTTGTGCTCGGGGTCGACCCCGGCCTGTCCCGTTGCGGCTACGGCTGCGTCGCCCGTGAGGCCGGCAACGAGCGCGCGGTGACCGCCGGCGTGATCACCACACCGATCGACACCCCGCTGCCAGAACGCCTCGCCGAGCTGCAGGTCGAGCTCACCGCCGTGATCGCCGAGTGCCGGCCGGAGGTCGTCGTCGTCGAGCGGGTGCTCTTCCAGACCAACGCCCGCACCGCGATGTCGGTCGGCCAGGCGAGCGGCATCGCCCTGCTCTGCGCGGCGCAGGCGGGGCTGCCGGTGGTCGAGTACTCCTCGAACGAGGTGAAGCTCGCCGTCACGGGCTACGGCGCCGCCCCGAAGGAGCAGGTGCAGGAGATGGTCGCCCGCCTCCTCGGCCTCGCGGAGGTGCCCCGCCCTCCCGACGTCGCCGACGCCCTCGCCCTCGCCCTCTGCCACCTCGCGGCGCAGCGCCTCACCTCGGCGGTGCCACGGTGA
- the ruvA gene encoding Holliday junction branch migration protein RuvA — protein MIGALTGSVAAVEPSGDHAVEVEVDVQGVGYRVLVGAREAVALPPLGDPVALSIHTHVREGELTLYGFGDRAGRRAFELLITAHGVGPALALAILSVHTPASLAQAVSEADLDQLCLVPGIGRKTAQRLCIELSSRLEVLAPAFVPSAAGSDAGGRGEVREALLALGYRNEEIRAVLEGLPPEGAVEALLREALAALAPQR, from the coding sequence GTGATCGGCGCCCTCACCGGCTCGGTCGCCGCCGTCGAGCCCTCCGGCGACCACGCCGTCGAGGTCGAGGTCGACGTGCAGGGCGTCGGCTACCGCGTCCTCGTGGGCGCGCGCGAGGCGGTCGCGCTGCCGCCGCTCGGTGACCCGGTCGCGCTCTCGATCCACACCCACGTGCGCGAGGGGGAGCTCACCCTCTACGGCTTCGGGGACCGCGCCGGCCGCCGCGCCTTCGAGCTGCTGATCACCGCGCACGGCGTCGGCCCGGCGCTCGCGCTCGCGATCCTCTCGGTGCACACGCCCGCCTCGCTGGCCCAGGCGGTGAGCGAGGCCGACCTCGACCAGCTCTGTCTCGTGCCGGGGATCGGCCGCAAGACCGCGCAGCGGCTGTGCATCGAGCTCTCCTCGCGCCTCGAGGTCCTCGCCCCCGCCTTCGTGCCGAGCGCCGCGGGCTCGGACGCGGGCGGGCGCGGCGAGGTGCGCGAGGCGCTCCTCGCCCTCGGCTACCGCAACGAGGAGATCCGCGCCGTCCTCGAGGGCCTCCCGCCCGAGGGGGCGGTGGAGGCGCTGCTGCGCGAGGCGCTCGCCGCGTTGGCGCCGCAGCGGTGA
- the ruvB gene encoding Holliday junction branch migration DNA helicase RuvB produces the protein MSPRRVVVGGDELEDAARAVSAVADPQEEAIEAGLRPRRLADFVGQRALKEHLAIVLEAARRREQPVDHLLFGGPPGLGKTTLAGIVATEMGAGLRITSGPALSRGGDLAAILSGLGEGDVLFIDEIHRLNRTVEEILYPAMEDGEIDIVIGKGPTARSVRLGLPRFTLVGATTRTGLVTGPLRDRFGFVERLEHYQVDELEEIVTRTGRLLDVECDLGGAREIASRSRGTPRLAIRLLRRVRDFVEVREEGVITLEAARRGCELFGVDHAGLDRLDRRLLEMLCVHFAGRPVGLTTLAVSVGEEPETIEDVYEPYLLQRGLLLRTPRGRVAAPGAYEHLGLPLPAAYGSPLTANSGGATPLF, from the coding sequence GTGAGCCCGCGGCGCGTCGTGGTCGGCGGCGATGAGCTCGAGGACGCGGCGCGCGCCGTCTCGGCCGTCGCCGACCCCCAGGAGGAGGCGATCGAGGCCGGCCTGCGGCCGCGTCGGCTCGCGGACTTCGTCGGCCAGCGGGCGTTGAAGGAGCACCTGGCGATCGTCCTCGAGGCGGCCCGCCGCCGTGAGCAGCCCGTCGACCACCTCCTCTTCGGCGGCCCCCCGGGCCTCGGCAAGACGACCCTCGCGGGGATCGTCGCCACCGAGATGGGGGCGGGGCTGCGGATCACCTCCGGTCCGGCGCTCTCGCGCGGCGGCGACCTCGCGGCGATCCTCTCCGGCCTCGGCGAGGGCGACGTGCTCTTCATCGACGAGATCCACCGCCTGAACCGCACCGTCGAGGAGATCCTCTACCCCGCGATGGAAGACGGCGAGATCGACATCGTGATCGGCAAGGGGCCGACGGCCCGCTCGGTCCGCCTCGGCCTTCCGCGCTTCACGCTCGTCGGCGCGACGACGCGCACCGGCCTCGTCACGGGCCCGCTGCGCGACCGCTTCGGCTTCGTCGAGCGCCTCGAGCACTATCAGGTGGACGAGCTCGAGGAGATCGTCACCCGTACCGGTCGGCTGCTCGACGTCGAGTGCGACCTCGGCGGGGCGCGCGAGATCGCCTCCCGGTCGCGGGGCACGCCGCGCCTCGCGATCCGCCTGCTGCGCAGGGTCCGCGACTTCGTCGAGGTCCGCGAGGAGGGGGTGATCACCCTCGAGGCGGCGCGCCGCGGCTGTGAGCTCTTCGGGGTCGACCACGCGGGGCTCGACCGCCTCGACCGCCGCCTCCTCGAGATGCTCTGCGTGCACTTCGCCGGCCGGCCGGTCGGGCTCACGACCCTCGCGGTGAGCGTCGGGGAGGAGCCCGAGACGATCGAGGACGTCTACGAGCCCTATCTCCTGCAGCGCGGCCTGCTGCTGCGCACGCCGCGTGGGCGGGTCGCGGCCCCGGGCGCCTACGAGCACCTCGGCCTCCCGCTCCCCGCCGCCTACGGCAGCCCGCTCACAGCGAACAGCGGCGGAGCGACGCCACTTTTCTGA
- a CDS encoding YebC/PmpR family DNA-binding transcriptional regulator, with translation MSGHSKWATTKHQKGAKDKARGKLFAKLIRQVEVAAREGGGDVNANATLRTMFQKARDASVPLDTIERAVKRGTGELEGVRYEAISYEGYAHGGVAVIVETLTDNRNRTGAEVRALFSRNGGSMAEPGAVAWQFARKAVVSVPHSVAEDDLMGVVLEAGAEDLADEGELWVLTAEPTLLGGLRSALEEAGIPIDSAEVQLLPTSVVEVNEEGEAKKVLRLLELLEDHDDVQNVVANFDIPDAVLEKVAVDA, from the coding sequence ATGTCCGGCCACTCGAAATGGGCGACGACAAAGCACCAGAAGGGCGCGAAGGACAAGGCGCGCGGCAAGCTCTTCGCGAAGCTCATCCGCCAGGTCGAGGTGGCGGCGCGCGAGGGGGGCGGCGACGTCAACGCCAACGCCACGCTGCGCACGATGTTCCAGAAGGCGCGTGACGCCTCGGTCCCCCTCGACACGATCGAGCGGGCGGTGAAGCGCGGCACCGGCGAGCTCGAGGGGGTCCGCTACGAGGCGATCTCCTACGAGGGCTACGCGCACGGCGGCGTGGCGGTGATCGTCGAGACCCTCACCGACAACCGCAACCGCACCGGCGCCGAGGTGCGCGCGCTGTTCTCCCGCAACGGCGGCTCGATGGCCGAGCCGGGCGCCGTCGCCTGGCAGTTCGCGCGCAAGGCGGTCGTCTCGGTGCCGCACAGCGTCGCCGAGGACGACCTGATGGGCGTGGTGCTCGAGGCCGGCGCGGAGGACCTCGCCGACGAAGGCGAGCTGTGGGTGCTCACGGCGGAGCCGACGCTCCTCGGCGGCCTGCGCAGCGCCCTCGAGGAGGCGGGGATCCCGATCGACTCCGCCGAGGTGCAGCTGCTCCCGACGAGCGTCGTCGAGGTCAACGAGGAGGGGGAGGCGAAGAAGGTCCTCCGCCTCCTCGAGCTCTTGGAGGACCACGACGACGTGCAGAACGTCGTCGCCAACTTCGACATCCCCGACGCCGTGCTCGAGAAGGTCGCCGTCGACGCCTGA